Genomic DNA from Ctenopharyngodon idella isolate HZGC_01 chromosome 1, HZGC01, whole genome shotgun sequence:
tttgtaatttaaaaggttttctggtatgtgtgagtttttgggGTTATCATTGAGCTGAAGAGAGTCTGTGGTTAGGATGATGATTGGCCGAAAACCATTTATACtgtaattactttatttaaaaggtAATGTTTGTGTTCTCTTCAGCACAGTGATACAGTAGTATCTATGATAAATACTTTAGTACATGCAGGTGTACTTTTGTTAACtaacttaaaaattttaaacatgtataatgtaaataactattaaatataagaattatattatatatttatatatatgtgtgtttgtactGCATGAGTAAAATATATCTGCAATAAATTACACACGCAGTACCATATTTGCTCTATATATTGTGAAgtgtattactgaatataagATTACATACAGTATGATATTTTTCAATACATGAAAAGCGGtaattccttatgtattattcaatatattgtaatatattaacacaatatattattctgtgtatttaaatataatgttaaataatttaatatattgatcattcatatatattttctttttgtaagGGTAGTATCCTAGGTAtttctgaaggttttttttttttttttttttgctgttcttctcttttttgttttagCAGGGGGGAGATACCTGGCCTGATCAGATCTGAGCCATCCTCTACATCACACTATCAGACTCGCATCAGGCAGGACAAAACTGAAGCAGtcctgcagacacacacactggagACTGAAGACCTGCAGAGAGTCAAAGACCAGCACAAAACCAGCATGAAGAACAAGTATGAGAGATTATTTGAGGGAACCAAACTCCAAGAGAatgaaaccctcctgaacagGATCTACACACAGCTCTACAtcatagagggagagagagaaggagtgaatgaagaacatgaggttttacagatggagaaaacaGCCAGAACACAACACTCACAAGACACTCCAATCTActgcaatgacatctttaaagCCTCACCTGAACCAGGATGTGAGGAGAAAGACCAAATCAAGACTGTTCTCACTAAAGGCATCGCTGGAATCGGAAAAAccgtctctgtgcagaagttcattctGGACTGGGCTGAGGGAAAAGCCAATCAGGATGTAGATTTCATGTTTGTGCTTCCATTTCGAGAGCTGAACTTGATCCGAGATCATCAGTACAGTCTTCACAGACTTCTGCTGGACTTTCATCCTGAACTTCAAGATCTGGACTCAAAGATTTATGAGGAGtgtaaagttgtgttcatcttgGATGGTCTGGATAAAAGTAGAATCACACTGATGTTTTCAGATGCTCAGAAAGTTTCTGATGTGACTGAGACTTCATCAGTGGGTGTGTTGATGTCAAACCTCATCAAAGGAGagctgcttccctctgctctcatctggatcacctccagaccagcagcagcaaATCAGATCCCCTCCAAATACATCAACCGTCTGACAGAAATTCAGGGATTCAAAGAGCCTCAGATAGAGGAAtatttcaggaagagaatcTGTGACAAACATCAAACCAGCAGAATCATCTCACACATCAGAAGAGCAAGAAGCCTccacatcatgtgccacatacctgtcttctgctggatctcatccACTGTGCTTCAAAAGCTTCTGAAAGAAGATCTGAGTGCAGAAATCCCTCAAACTCTGACTGAAATGTACATCCACTTCCTTCTGATTCAGATCAACATGAGGAATCAGAAGTATGAAGAGAGAGATCCAGAGAAACTGCTGCAGTCCAACAGAGAAGTGATTGTGAAACTTGCTGAAGTGGCtttcaaacagctgatgaaGGGCAATGTGATGTTCTATGAGGAGGACCTGAGAGAGAGCGGCATAGACGTCACTGACGCCTCAGTGTATTCTGGGATTTGCACTGAGATATTCAAAGAGGAATCTGTGATTCATCAGAAGAAAGTCTACAGCTTCATTCATCTGAGCGTTCAGGAGTTTCTTGCTGCTCTCCATGTATTCTACTACCATGTGAATACAACTATGGAGAATCTGAAGAATTTTTTATCATTACAAAATCTACTCAAAGGTGCAGTAGATAAGGCTCTTGAGAGTGAGAATGGACACCTGGATCTGTTCCTGCGGTTCCTGCTGGGTGTCTCACTGGAGTCCAATCAGAGGCTCTTACAGGAtctactgacacacacagagaacagctcAGAGAGCATCAGGAGAACCACACAGTACATTAAAGAGAAGATCAAAGATGGACATGGACTCTCCACTGAAagatccatcaatctgttcctCTGTCTGCTGGAAGTGAAAGATCAGACTCTGTCCAGAGAGATTCAGGAGTTGGTGAAATCAGACAAACACTCAGAGAAGAAACTCTCTCCTGCTGATTGCTCAACAATCGCCTACATGCTTCAGATGTCAGAGGAGGTGCTGGATGAGCTGGACCTCAAGAAATACAACTCATCAGATGAGGGGAGAAGAAGACTGATACCAGCTGTGATCAACTGCAGAAAGGCTCTGTGAGTGTTTAAAATTTGaacatttacaataaacaaattaatttctcTGTAGAAACACTAATTTGTTCAACTACATGTTTCTCCCATAGACTTGCTGACTGTAATCTCACTGCTCAGGATTTTGAAATTGTGTCATCAGCTCTACAGTCATCAAGCTctgtcctgagagagctggacctgagtaacaatgacctgcaggattcTGGAGTTTATCTGctctctgatggactgaagagtccaaactgtcagctggAGATACTGAGGTTTGTAGTAGTAATGCTTTTATATGTCTTATATCTGGATTCCTGATGGAGGTGTTTATTAATCCATGACTTTTATCTGTTGGAGTCCAGATACAGATGTTAGGGTTGGCTACCCCAGTTTtgaacatttacattaattttctCTTCATAAGCTTGGatgttaaatggatagttcacacaaaaatgaaaatcctgtcatcatttactccccctcatgttgttccaaacttctatacatttctttgttctgctgtacacaaaggaagatttTTGTAAGaatgtaaccaagcagatctcgccccccattgactaccacagtattattattattatttttttcctactatggtagtcaatggaggATGAGATCTGCTTAATCTGAAAACATTCTGTCTGTCacttactttttaaatgttttaaaatggatCATCTGAGTATAATATGGTCGTATGCGGCCCGTGGGCCTCCAGTTACCCATCCTGAAACACATATAATATAGCgtttaacaaatttattagaccaACACCATCCAATGTAAGGTTTGTGTCACAGCtgcaaaaatatttgttttaatttttctgtaatggttaatccaccagtatgtgtaagctctttagtaACAGTAGTATttctaatgctaaaatataattattctcaattctcaatttatttataaagtgcaaTTAAAAACAACTACAGTTGACCAATGTGCTGTACAATGATGTAAAAGACTTATAAAAACAtgtatacaattatatatacaattattgttgttatccatgaattttca
This window encodes:
- the LOC127505415 gene encoding NLR family CARD domain-containing protein 3-like, translated to MSLPSGSSDGTVTSDPSISRRKRKRSESPDPSGVSLKSNRSMIHPPFFSDEPVTSDPFRGEIPGLIRSEPSSTSHYQTRIRQDKTEAVLQTHTLETEDLQRVKDQHKTSMKNKYERLFEGTKLQENETLLNRIYTQLYIIEGEREGVNEEHEVLQMEKTARTQHSQDTPIYCNDIFKASPEPGCEEKDQIKTVLTKGIAGIGKTVSVQKFILDWAEGKANQDVDFMFVLPFRELNLIRDHQYSLHRLLLDFHPELQDLDSKIYEECKVVFILDGLDKSRITLMFSDAQKVSDVTETSSVGVLMSNLIKGELLPSALIWITSRPAAANQIPSKYINRLTEIQGFKEPQIEEYFRKRICDKHQTSRIISHIRRARSLHIMCHIPVFCWISSTVLQKLLKEDLSAEIPQTLTEMYIHFLLIQINMRNQKYEERDPEKLLQSNREVIVKLAEVAFKQLMKGNVMFYEEDLRESGIDVTDASVYSGICTEIFKEESVIHQKKVYSFIHLSVQEFLAALHVFYYHVNTTMENLKNFLSLQNLLKGAVDKALESENGHLDLFLRFLLGVSLESNQRLLQDLLTHTENSSESIRRTTQYIKEKIKDGHGLSTERSINLFLCLLEVKDQTLSREIQELVKSDKHSEKKLSPADCSTIAYMLQMSEEVLDELDLKKYNSSDEGRRRLIPAVINCRKALLADCNLTAQDFEIVSSALQSSSSVLRELDLSNNDLQDSGVYLLSDGLKSPNCQLEILRLSGCMVTEEGCGYVSSALSSNPSHLRELDLSYNNPGQSGVKLLNDKLKDPNCSLQILNLDHGGHLRITPGLRKYACDLTLDPNTAHTQLLLSEDNREVTRVKEHQPYPDHPDRFENCEQVLSRESLTGRCYWEVEWSGSGHVAVAYKGIKREGGSDCRFGLSDKSWKIYCCDDNYSVWHENKSTNIPSSSARSNRVGVYVDVSAGTLSFYSVSDTHTLTHLHTFNTTFTEPLYAGFRVHEASVSLCQI